From Solanum lycopersicum chromosome 4, SLM_r2.1:
TGGTTGACATGGAGGTACTCATATCTGGCTTGAAAAATCTCATTGATAGCAACAAGTTTAGAAAGATATCTCTGGGGGATGATATGTTCTAACTTGTGACATCTATGAGATTTGGCCATATATGAATGCAGTGTTGAAAGCTTGGTACTAAGCTCATCTGCCAATTGATGGCATGAACTCTAAAGCCTCTGTGGTCTTGTGCAACTAGAAGAAAAGgaatgattttttttgctaAATCAAATAGTGTTTTCTTTTCACTCTTTTTCCTTATCTAATATTTCTCAACATTGAGATAAGAATTTCTGTTCTCACGTTTTATTGACGAACGTCAACCTTACAATAATGTGGTTTCTACTTTGCTGGCAGGTCTGCTTAGCAGTGAAGTTTGAGACCCTGCTGTCACTACAATACTATCTTTGTCTTTTGGAGATTGTGAATATAGAGTTATAGGCCTAATGCAAGGGCAACGGAGTGCAATCGGATCCCTGCCAGAAACTTTGGGTTTTACTCATGGTTCAACATCGAGTGATGGGGGTATAGATCAGCAGATATGTTGGAATAATTTGCGAAATCCTGCACAAAATCGGCTACCAGATTATATGGTACCTTCCAATGAGACAACCATACCATTTCTTAGTCATGCAAACCAAGAAAGGCAGAGTGTAATTGGATGGAATTTAGGAGAATCCAGCTCCTCCAATACACAAAATAGTGTTAGTCGTAGTGAAAATACTACAATGAGTGCCCGTCCTGGGCCTTCTCACTTCTCTGCTGAACAGCATTATGGGTCTTCCAATATTCTTTCATTGGGTGAtgttgaaataaatttgaataacCAGTTAGCTAACAACACTTTATTTTCTCAAGCTTCTACTTCTAGCACTGTTCCAAATGAACTAAGTAGAAGTGCTGGACATGAGGGGCGTGATGgcgatgaagatgatgatgatgactgCGAAGTGATGGAGTGCACCCCAACATTCAAGTCTAATGGACCAGGAAAAGAACGGATGTCAACCGCCAGTACTTCTTCTGCTCCCCTTGCTGGGACTTCTGCAACTAATGGGTTTCTGAGGGATGAAAGTGATGGCAGACCAGGCTGTACACTGGATGGTCGACGCATGGCTTGTAAGAGAAAAGCAGTTGAAGGACATCTGGGACAATCTTCGGGAAGTGGAAGTCCAGATTATCTTCTAAACAGCTTATGGCGTTCTATACCTGCTCCAAATAATCTGACTGCTGGTGCTAATAGCTCTGCACCAACAGAAAGTAGAAGAAACATCAATTTGCCAGCGCAGATAAATCCAAGACTTGGGCTCACTATGGGTGGCACCACTATGGAAGGTCCGATTGCATTGCCTGCTTCAAGGAGAGCAGAAAGTTACCGTAGAAATTTCAGGCTTAGGATCAATGGCTCTCATCAGCAAGTTCCTATTCCTGGCAATACGTTTCCTACTGTGGGTAATGATAGAAATGTTACCATGTCTGACTGGGACGCATTGAGGCTGCCTTCTAATCAGTCTTTGGATTCGAGGTCTGTTTCTGCTGCAGATAATGTAAGTCCCCCAAGCCAGCCAGTTGCGGGGCCGGTTCCTTCTCTGCGACGAAATGCACAGAGGTGGGATTCATCTAGTTCAAGAGCTGGCAGTCCATCAAGTTATTCTGTTTTTCTTGAGAGGAATTCTGCAGCCTATGAACAACCAAGCTCAAGAAGTGTGCCCAGAAACATTTCGCAGCATCCAATGTTCATACCCGCTAGTGACTTGAGAAATTTGAATCAAAATCCTGTCAACTGGGGTTTAGCTGGTGGAAATATTTCCATTGCTGGAAATGTTGCATCTTCTTCTCGGAGTGGTCCTAGCTCAGTAGCCCCTTCCTCTTCTCCTGGTTGGGTGGAACAAAGAAATCCTCAGCAATATCCTCGACGACTCTCAGAATATGTTCGTAGATCTATGTTGTCTTCAGCTGTCAGTGAACCTGGAAGTCACAATGGTAACACTCCGCCACATTTGAGTTCTGCTACCTCACAGGAGATGGGGCTTTCTGGCCATCCCGGGCATCGTCCATCAAGTTCGAGGTCAGCATTGTTGTTGGAGAGACAACTCGATGGTGCAATGGGAGTTCCATATTCCTGGAGGACTTTGGCTGCTGCCGGTGAAGGAAGAGGCAGGCTAGTTTCCGAGGTATGATACTGGGTTCATTATTGGTCCAATATTCTGTAATTTCTCGTTTTGGCAGTATAAAATTATGTTGTTCCTTCAAGGCTTTTTACAGGTccataaaatttctttttttggggtgggtgggtgggtgggtgggagGCTGTTGTAGCACTCATTATTTAGAAGCTTGCTTACCTGTAGGAAAGAACTTTGTAATACATCTGAATTTAAGAACTGTGGAGCAACTACAAACTTGCTCAATTGTAAACGCATGTTCCTCTTCAAGTTACTTTTCCCCATTGTTTTACCGTAGTCCTATGCCAAATTGCTCCCAGCTTAGTTCTGAAAGTTTAGATTTTTGGTATCCAGAGTAACTACTTACTGTAAGATGCTCTTCTAGCCTTCTTCATGGTTAATAATATACCCTAGTTCTATTGCTCCTGCCAAAAATAAGTTTTGCATGCTCGGCATTTGTCAGCATAAAACCTTTTGTGGGCTGTCTTTATTTTCTCGCACATAAAGAGCTGATTGATTCTATTGTGGTAAACGAACTTGTAAAGCTAAGCGTCATTTCCTGAACAAAGTACCGTTTTTAATATCACCAAATTTAGGACATGCTAGATGctcaaaaaagagaaagagcAACTAAATGTCTATTTGCATTTTGGAATATTTTTGTTAGAGTCAGCttgattcaaaaattatttgtaaaagcACAAGAATTAGAAAATATGCATTATATATGTCAATTgatttgcatgttgtgattttttgtttgttctcaATTACTTACAGTTGTTTTCTTTTCATTTCAGCAGATTCGCAATGTATTGGATCTAATGCGCAGGGGAGAGAGCTTAAGATTTGAGGTTAGAATTCTTGAAGCCATTTGgatatgttgattagtttatACAAAGTAGACAACTTAAATGTTCAATTGTCTAGGTTCATGTGTCTTTTAGTTATACTAGGTGCATGATCTTTTATGTCATCTAGGTATGACTTTATTCTATTGTGGTTTAGTTCATAGTATGTGTATAAAACCATTTATTAGGCCTGACCCTTTGTGTTCTTGAAGTGGAATTCCAATATATGAGTAGTGTGCTTAATGCCTATACCCCTCTTCCATCCTCTTTGTGCCTTGCGATCGTATCAAGGACGCCTCCTTTATATTCCTATATACGTTTTCGTAAGTTATTTGAAATAGATTTTTGATTTTATCGGATTCCAGATTCCTTGCCAATGATTGTCTAATTTGCTTTTGCGTTGGTGGATATGTCTTCACATTTCCTTATAACCTAGTGTGGGTGTTGGTACAAAATCACGAGCATTGTTACaaattgacaaaaaaatattttcctgaTGGGACATGAAGAGTATAGGATGTAATTGATTAGCTTATAAGATAGTGTATACTGAAATTAAAATCTTCCTTGTATTCCAGGACGTTATGATCCTCGATCAGTCAGGGTTCTTTGGGATGGTGGATATTCAGGATCGCCATCGCGATATGCGTCTTGATGTTGATAACATGTCCTATGAGGTTAGTACAGGGAACATAACTACATTTTCACATCCATGAAATACGTACTAATTTGTCTGATTTACAGGAACTACTGGCGCTTGAGGAGCGCATAGGGAATGTCTGCACCGGGCTGACTGAAGAAACCATTTTGAATCGTCTGAAGCAACGGAAACATGTTAGCATTAGAACAGAAGAAACCAAGGATGCTGAGCCATGCTGTATTTGTCAGGTACAAAACTCAATACTATTCTACTAGGAGTCGAATCACCATATGCTGGGGATCTAATTTTAGTTCACCTTAAGAGTAAAGAGTCTTAATTTGTTCATTACAATTTGCAGGAAGAATACAAGGATGGTGAGGATCTTGGGAAGCTGGATTGTGGCCATGATTTTCATGCCGACTGCGTTAAACAATGGCTCATGCAGAAGAATTTGTGCCCAATTTGCAAAACAACAGGACTCAATACTTCAGGAAAACATTGATCCATGGAAGTTTGATGTACCAGTTGGACCATGGAAGGTTGACACAAAGCGTGTCTACGCGTTTGGTCCATGAGTTCATTCTGAGTGAGAAAGATCTATGTATTtttctcattaattttattCTGACCTCTGCTTAGAGGAGTTATTTTAGAGATAGAAGAAGCACTAGCTACAATTAGGGTCATTAGGCAAGAGTTATACATTATTTGGTTGTTTGGAAATTTACATTCTTACTTTCCAATTTATTGATACCTTTGAATATTTTTGGTTCATTTTTCTATACCCTCTTCCTATTTCATACATTTCTAGCACGTATCTACATCGGAAACAATCTCTCTATCTCACAAAGATAGATGTAAGGTTGTATACATGTATCATACCCTTTCTAGATCTAATTTGCGGGATTACATTAGAAGGTACATCTAATCCTCTCTGGATTCCCTCTCATGG
This genomic window contains:
- the LOC101249818 gene encoding probable E3 ubiquitin-protein ligase RHG1A isoform X1, translated to MQGQRSAIGSLPETLGFTHGSTSSDGGIDQQICWNNLRNPAQNRLPDYMVPSNETTIPFLSHANQERQSVIGWNLGESSSSNTQNSVSRSENTTMSARPGPSHFSAEQHYGSSNILSLGDVEINLNNQLANNTLFSQASTSSTVPNELSRSAGHEGRDGDEDDDDDCEVMECTPTFKSNGPGKERMSTASTSSAPLAGTSATNGFLRDESDGRPGCTLDGRRMACKRKAVEGHLGQSSGSGSPDYLLNSLWRSIPAPNNLTAGANSSAPTESRRNINLPAQINPRLGLTMGGTTMEGPIALPASRRAESYRRNFRLRINGSHQQVPIPGNTFPTVGNDRNVTMSDWDALRLPSNQSLDSRSVSAADNVSPPSQPVAGPVPSLRRNAQRWDSSSSRAGSPSSYSVFLERNSAAYEQPSSRSVPRNISQHPMFIPASDLRNLNQNPVNWGLAGGNISIAGNVASSSRSGPSSVAPSSSPGWVEQRNPQQYPRRLSEYVRRSMLSSAVSEPGSHNGNTPPHLSSATSQEMGLSGHPGHRPSSSRSALLLERQLDGAMGVPYSWRTLAAAGEGRGRLVSEQIRNVLDLMRRGESLRFEDVMILDQSGFFGMVDIQDRHRDMRLDVDNMSYEELLALEERIGNVCTGLTEETILNRLKQRKHVSIRTEETKDAEPCCICQEEYKDGEDLGKLDCGHDFHADCVKQWLMQKNLCPICKTTGLNTSGKH
- the LOC101249818 gene encoding probable E3 ubiquitin-protein ligase RHG1A isoform X2, with the protein product MQGQRSAIGSLPETLGFTHGSTSSDGGIDQQICWNNLRNPAQNRLPDYMVPSNETTIPFLSHANQERQSVIGWNLGESSSSNTQNSVSRSENTTMSARPGPSHFSAEQHYGSSNILSLGDVEINLNNQLANNTLFSQASTSSTVPNELSRSAGHEGRDGDEDDDDDCEVMECTPTFKSNGPGKERMSTASTSSAPLAGTSATNGFLRDESDGRPGCTLDGRRMACKRKAVEGHLGQSSGSGSPDYLLNSLWRSIPAPNNLTAGANSSAPTESRRNINLPAQINPRLGLTMGGTTMEGPIALPASRRAESYRRNFRLRINGSHQQVPIPGNTFPTVGNDRNVTMSDWDALRLPSNQSLDSRSVSAADNVSPPSQPVAGPVPSLRRNAQRWDSSSSRAGSPSSYSVFLERNSAAYEQPSSRSVPRNISQHPMFIPASDLRNLNQNPVNWGLAGGNISIAGNVASSSRSGPSSVAPSSSPGWVEQRNPQQYPRRLSEYVRRSMLSSAVSEPGSHNGNTPPHLSSATSQEMGLSGHPGHRPSSSRSALLLERQLDGAMGVPYSWRTLAAAGEGRGRLVSEIRNVLDLMRRGESLRFEDVMILDQSGFFGMVDIQDRHRDMRLDVDNMSYEELLALEERIGNVCTGLTEETILNRLKQRKHVSIRTEETKDAEPCCICQEEYKDGEDLGKLDCGHDFHADCVKQWLMQKNLCPICKTTGLNTSGKH